The DNA region ACGACAGAGTATTCAGCAGATATGCCCGGAGCTAACGAAGCATGCGGATGTTGGGGGAAATATTAATACTTAGGAAAGGATAATTCAAATGGTAAATCCGCGCGACAGACGTGTCAGAAAGACTGAAGAGCAGCTTGTAAAGGGACTTACAAAGCTCATGAAAAACAAGAGCATCAAAAACATCACAGTAAGGGAACTCGCTGACGAAGTCGACATCAACCGTTCGACATTCTATCTTCACTACAAGGACATTTTCGACATGGTTGAAAAAATCGAAAACGAACTCGCGGCAAATCTTATCAGCACACTCGATGAACTCAACAACAACCACATAACACAGAATATACTTCTCGATTTTCTGAACGACACATTCGAAACCATTTATCTGAATTCAGAACTCTGCGCTGTTCTGTTAAGCAGCAACGGCGACATAAGCTTCCAGAAAAAACTGCGTGACATTATTGACACCAAGACACTGGAAATCGTAAACACCTAC from Ruminococcus sp. HUN007 includes:
- a CDS encoding TetR-like C-terminal domain-containing protein, producing MVNPRDRRVRKTEEQLVKGLTKLMKNKSIKNITVRELADEVDINRSTFYLHYKDIFDMVEKIENELAANLISTLDELNNNHITQNILLDFLNDTFETIYLNSELCAVLLSSNGDISFQKKLRDIIDTKTLEIVNTYLAGKATKDETLLITSFIINGILGIISTWLQNISLGTPEKMAATACSLIESGINDFYTKNPSVPN